Proteins found in one Oryza glaberrima chromosome 4, OglaRS2, whole genome shotgun sequence genomic segment:
- the LOC127770590 gene encoding uncharacterized protein LOC127770590, with protein MSETHEKDKQFEKEGEEGEEEEYVLLELDDCLYSDVQPNASYVLSGLDTLTPTLILGDGLKMIGEYQETIGTCYLFSETNAPPKPIHGEMAPPEENKDKQASCSKEVPSKEVKHLASVQKILKFRSINADHEQRRAYRDNEREI; from the exons ATGTCAGAGACTCACGAGAAAGATAAGCAATTTGagaaagaaggagaagaaggggaagaggaagagtaTGTCTTGCTTGAGTTGGATGATTGTCTTTATTCCGACGTGCAACCAAATGCTTCATATGTGCTCTCT GGTCTGGATACATTGACTCCTACCTTGATACTAGGTGATGGCCTGAAAATG ATTGGAGAATACCAAGAGACTATTGGCACATGCTATTTGTTCTCAGAAACAA ATGCTCCACCAAAACCCATTCACGGTGAGATGGCACCTCCTGAAGAAAACAAGGACAAGCAAGCCAGCTGTAGCAAGGAAGTGCCATCAAAGGAGGTGAAGCATCTCGCAAGCGTTCAGAAGATCCTCAAATTTCGCTCTATCAATGCGGATCATGAGCAGCGTAGAGCCTACAGGGATAATGAGAGAGAAATTTGA
- the LOC127770724 gene encoding expansin-B17, which translates to MAAASSRSFSLCVLLLLLLLAPPISASFLFDGGKSKSAAAAAAVDMEWRPATATWYGDAEGDGSTGGACGYGSLVDVVPMKARVGSVSPVLFKDGEGCGACYKVKCLDHGICSRRAVTVIVTDECPGGLCAFGRTHFDLSGAAFSRMAVAGAGGHLRDRGQLSVVYRRTACKYGGKNIAFRVNEGSTNFWLSLLVEFEDGQGDIGSMQIKQANSVEWLDMKHVWGATWCLVRGPLVGPFSVRLTTLSAQKALTARDVIPRNWKPTATYTSRLNFEAAL; encoded by the exons ATGGCGGCTGCCTCCTCGCGCTCCTTCTCGCTCTGCgttctgctgctgttgctgctgctcgcgCCCCCCATCTCCGCCTCGTTCTTGTTCGACGGCGGGAAGTCCAAgtccgcggcggctgcggcggcggtcgacatggagtggcggccggcgaccgcGACGTGGTACGGCGACGCCGAAGGCGACGGCAGCACCG GCGGGGCGTGTGGGTATGGATCGCTGGTGGACGTGGTGCCGATGAAGGCGCGGGTGGGATCGGTGAGCCCGGTGCTGTTCAAGGACGGCGAGGGCTGCGGCGCCTGCTACAAGGTGAAGTGCCTCGACCACGGCATCTGCTCCCGCCGCGCCGTCACGGTCATCGTCACCGACGAGTGCCCCGGCGGGCTGTGCGCCTTCGGCCGCACGCACTTCGACCTCAGCGGCGCCGCATTCAGCAGGATggcggtcgccggcgccggcggccacctGCGAGACCGAGGCCAGCTGTCGGTCGTCTACAGAAG GACTGCGTGCAAGTACGGCGGGAAGAACATAGCCTTCCGTGTAAACGAGGGCTCGACGAACTTCTGGCTGTCACTGCTGGTCGAGTTCGAGGACGGCCAGGGCGACATTGGATCCATGCAGATAAAGCAG GCGAACTCAGTGGAGTGGCTGGACATGAAGCATGTGTGGGGGGCCACGTGGTGCCTCGTGCGGGGCCCGCTTGTCGGGCCCTTCTCGGTGAGGTTGACGACGCTGTCGGCCCAGAAGGCGCTCACGGCCCGGGACGTCATCCCCAGGAACTGGAAGCCCACGGCCACCTACACCTCGCGCCTCAACTTCGAGGCCGCCCTCTGA
- the LOC127770722 gene encoding uncharacterized protein LOC127770722, translating into MAKDQNGSAAGEGEAAAAVAARSRSKSIEADEEERSKGRRDRDRDRRGKSKRRDEEEEEEGDAGSESSGEDSGERRKRRRKEKERRHRRRRSRSASSGSSSESESESESSYSDCSAGSESETDSEEERRRRRRRRRKEREEEERRRRRKDKERRKRKEKEKERERKKKEKKKRRKEEKKNLGKKAAVTNSWGKYGIIREVDMWNKRPEFTAWLSEVKQVNLEALSNWEEKQMFKEFMEDHNTATFPSKKYYDLDSYHRRVMEKEKKKGLKNALGTERTVFNDEEQRRLELLRERERQKEEEVAALKRSMQTGMAQAMKEQARLREEMMYQYRLGNFEAAAAIQKRLDPDAPLQ; encoded by the exons ATGGCGAAGGATCAGAACGgctcggccgccggcgagggggaggcggctgcggctgtgGCGGCGCGCAGCCGCAGCAAGTCCATAgaagccgacgaggaggagcgttCGAAGGGGAGACGGGACCGGGACCGGGACCGCCGTGGCAAGTCGAAGAGgcgggacgaggaggaggaggaggagggggacgcCGGGAGCGAGTCCTCCGGCGAGGACTCGGGCGAGCGGCGGAAGCGGCgcaggaaggagaaggagcggcggcatcggcggcgccggagccgtaGCGCGAGCTCGGGCTCGTCGTCGGAGTCTGAGTCCGAATCCGAGTCTTCTTACTCGGATTGCAGTGCGGGGTCAGAGAGCGAGACAGACTCAGAGGAGGAgaggcgaaggaggcggcggcggaggaggaaggagagggaggaggaggagaggaggcggaggaggaaggataaggaaagaaggaagaggaaggagaaggagaaggagagggagagaaagaaaaaggagaagaagaagaggaggaaggaggaaaagAAGAACTTGGGCAAAAAGGCTGCAGTGACAAACTCGTGGGGGAAGTATGGCATTATCCGCGAAGTCGATATGTG GAACAAACGACCAGAGTTCACTGCATGGTTGTCTGAAGTCAAGCAG gttaatttggaggcATTGTCAAATTGGGAAGAGAAGCAAATGTTTAAGGA ATTTATGGAAGATCACAACACAGCTACTTTTCCGTCAAAAAA ATATTATGACTTGGATTCATATCACCGTCGTGTgatggaaaaagagaaaaagaagggcCTAAAGAATGCCTTGGGAACAGAACGTACTGTATTTAATGATGAGGAACAGCGACG GCTGGAATTGCTCAGGGAACGTGAACGGCaaaaggaggaagaagtggCAGCTTTAAAACGCTCCATGCAAACTGGAATG GCTCAAGCAATGAAAGAGCAGGCCCGGCTACGGGAGGAAATGATGTACCAGTACAGATTGGGCAATTTTGAG gCTGCAGCTGCAATCCAGAAAAGATTGGATCCTGATGCTCCTCTACAGTAG
- the LOC127770723 gene encoding syntaxin-81-like, with protein MSRVRDRTEDFKESVRVAALGHGYTESQLAVLMSSFIIRKPAPKLPFTKAAIKTLESIRELEKFIVKHRKDYVDLHRTTEQERDNIEHEVSVFVKACKEQIDILKNRIHEEKGGSTKTWLGTSDESSRLDLIAHQHGVVLILSERLHSVTAQFDRLRTMRFQDAINRAMPRKRIQKKRETKAAEPSKPNLVLKSDVSKVEDQEVSTAPLRVQEQLLDDETRALQVELTNLLDAVQETETKMIEMSALNHLMSTHVLQQAQQIQYLYDQAVEATNNVERGNKELSQAIQRNSSSRTFLLLFFFVLTFSVLFLDWYSK; from the exons ATGTCGAGGGTTCGCGACAGGACCGAGGACTTCAAGGAGTCCGTCCGCGTCGCCGCGCTTGGCCATGGGTACACGGAG TCTCAGTTAGCCGTGCTCATGTCTTCCTTCATCATCCGGAAGCCGGCCCCCAAATTACCCTTTACAAAGGCTGCAATCAAGACG CTTGAGAGTATCAGGGAACTGGAGAAGTTTATTGTGAAGCATAGGAAGGACTATGTTGACTTGCATCGCACCACGGAGCAAGAAAGGGACAACATTGAGCATGAG GTCAGTGTTTTTGTAAAAGCATGCAAGGAACAAATAGATATCCTAAAGAACAGGATCCATGAAGAAAAAGGTGGAAGTACAAAGACATGGCTTGGTACAAGCGATGAGAGCTCCCGGTTGGATTTGATAGCTCACCAGCATGGCGTG GTTTTGATTTTGAGTGAGCGTCTTCACTCAGTAACTGCGCAATTTGATCGTCTTCGGACCATGCGTTTTCAAGATGCTATTAACAGAGCGATGCCAAGAAAACGGATTCAGAAGAAACGAGAAACCAAAGCTGCTGAACCATCTAAGCCAAACCTTGTATTAAAATCTGATGTTTCAAAGGTTGAAGATCAGGAGGTCTCTACTGCACCACTAAGAGTTCAAGAACAACTCTTGGATGATGAAACAAGAGCTCTTCAG GTGGAGTTGACAAATCTTCTTGATGCTGTCCAAGAAACAGAGACAAAGATGATAGAGATGTCAGCACTTAATCATCTCATGTCAACACATGTTCTACAACAAGCTCAGCAGATCCAGTATTTATATGACCAG GCAGTTGAAGCTACAAACAATGTGGAGCGTGGGAACAAGGAGCTATCCCAGGCGATCCAGCGCAACAGCAGCAGTAGAACCTTCctcctacttttcttctttgttCTTACCTTTTCCGTTCTCTTTCTGGATTGGTACAGCAAATGA